A window of Procambarus clarkii isolate CNS0578487 chromosome 9, FALCON_Pclarkii_2.0, whole genome shotgun sequence contains these coding sequences:
- the LOC138362897 gene encoding major royal jelly protein 5-like — protein sequence MNKPDSTWRAENMNQSDSTWRAEHMNKPDSTWLSEHMNKPDSTWQAENIKKSDSTWRGEHMNKPDSTWLAEHIYKPDKHMNKADSMWQAEHMNKPDSMWRAEHINKPDSMRGAEHLEKQDSMWRAEHVDTPDSICRAEHMNKPESTW from the exons atgaacaaaccagatagtacgtggcgagcagaaaacATGAACCAGTCAGATAGtacctggcgagcagaacacatgaacaagccagatagtacgtggctatcagaacacatgaacaaaccagatagtacgtggcaagCAGAAAACATTAAGAAGTCAGATAGTACCTGGCGaggagaacacatgaacaagccagatagtacgtggctagCAGAACACAtctacaagccagata aacacatgaacaaggcagatagtatgtggcaagcagaacacatgaacaaaccagatagtatgtggcgagcagaacacatcaacaagccagatagtatgagGGGAGCAGAACACTTGGAAAAGCAAGATAgcatgtggcgagcagaacacgtgGACACGCCAGATAGTATCtgtcgagcagaacacatgaacaagccagaaagTACATGGTGA
- the LOC138362898 gene encoding major royal jelly protein 5-like, giving the protein MNKPDSMRRTEHINKPNSMWRAEHLNKPDSMWQAEHMNKTDSTWRAVHINKPESTCRAEHTNKPDSTCRAEHMNKTDSTWRAEHMNKQDKHINKPDSTWRAEHLNKPDSMWQAEQMNKTDSTWRAVHINKPESTWRAEHMNKPDSTCRAEHMNKTDSMWRAEQMNKQDST; this is encoded by the exons atgaacaagccagacagTATGCGGCGaacagaacacatcaacaagccaaatagtatgtggcgagcagaacacttgaacaagccagatagtatgtggcaagcagaacacatgaacaagacagatagtacgtggcgagccgtacacatcaacaagccagagAGTACGTGCCGAGCAGAACAcacgaacaagccagatagtacatgtcgagcagaacacatgaacaagacaGATAGTACGTGGAGAgcggaacacatgaacaagcaagATA aacacatcaacaagccagatagtacgtggcgagcagaacacttgaacaagccagatagtatgtggcaAGCAGAACAAATGAACAAGACAGACAGTACGTGGCGAGCAGtacacatcaacaagccagagagtacgtggcgagcagaacacatgaacaagccagatagtacatgtcgagcagaacacatgaacaagacagatagtatgtggcgagcagaacagaTGAACAAGCAAGATAGTACAtga
- the LOC138362899 gene encoding E3 ubiquitin-protein ligase RNF12-B-like — MNKLDSTWRTEHINNPDSTFRAEHINKPVSTWRAEHMNKPDSLLRTEHINIPVSTWQAVDINKPVINWRAEHVNKPDSTWRAEHLNKPDKYMNKPDSTWRAEHINKPDSTCRAEHLNKPDSMIRAEHINKPDSTSLK; from the exons atgaacaagttaGATAGTACGTGGCGAACAGAACACATCAACAATCCAGATAGTACATTTcgagcagaacacatcaacaagccagttagtacgtggcgagcagaacacatgaacaagccagatagtctgTTACGAACAGAACACATCAACATTCCAGTTAGTACATGGCAAGCAGTAGACATCAACAAGCCAGTTATTAACTGGCGAGCAGAACACgtcaacaagccagatagtacatggcgagcagaacacttgaacaagccagata aatacatgaacaagccagatagtacctggcgggcagaacacatcaacaagccagatagtacgtgtcgAGCAGAACacttgaacaagccagatagtatgatTCGAGCAGAACACattaacaagccagatagtacttcACTAAaataa
- the LOC138362896 gene encoding uro-adherence factor A-like, with the protein MNKPDSMWQTELINKPDSTSRTEHINKPVSTWQAEHTNKPDCTWRAEHMNKQDSTWRAEHINMLVSMWRAENTNKPDNTWRTEHMSKTDSTWRAEHMNKPDSTWRAEHVNKPDSTWRAEHVNKTDSTWRAEHINKPDST; encoded by the coding sequence atgaacaagccagatagtatgtggcaAACAGAACTcatcaacaagccagatagtacatcGCGCACAGAACACATCAATAAGCCAGTTAGCACGTGGCAAGCAGAACACACGAACAAGCCAGActgtacgtggcgagcagaacacatgaacaagcaagatagtacctggcgagcagaacacatcaacatGCTAGttagtatgtggcgagcagaaaACACTAACAAGCCAGACAATACATGGCGAACAGAACACATGAGCAAgacagatagtacgtggcgagcagaacacatgaacaagccagatagtacgtggcgagcagaacatgtgaacaagccagatagtacgtggcgagcagaacatgtGAACAAgacagatagtacgtggcgagcagaacacataaacaagccagatagtacgtag
- the LOC138362895 gene encoding major royal jelly protein 5-like, protein MNKSDSTWRAEHMNKPDSTWRAENMNKSDSTWRAEHMNKPDSTWLSEHMNKPDSTWQAENIKKSDSTWRAEHMNKPDSTWLAEHIYKPDSTWVAEHLDKPDSMGTHVKPDSTWQEEHIKKPDSKWGTEHMNTPDSMWRAEHINKRVSTWRAEHTNKPDSTWRAEHMKKLDSMWRADHMNKPDCT, encoded by the exons ATGAACAAGTCAGATAGtacctggcgagcagaacacatgaacaaaccagatagtacgtggcgagcagaaaacatgaacaagtcagatagtacctggcgagcagaacacatgaacaagccagatagtacgtggctatCAGAACACATGAATaaaccagatagtacgtggcaagCAGAAAACATTAAGAAGTCAGATAGtacctggcgagcagaacacatgaacaagccagatagtacgtggctagCAGAACACAtctacaagccagatagtacgtgggtagcagaacacttggacaagccagatagtatggg aactcatgtcaagccagatagtacgtggcaagAAGAACACATAAAAAAGCCAGATAGTAAATGGggaacagaacacatgaacacgccagatagtatgtggcgagcagaacacatcaacaagcgaGTTAGTACTTGGCGAGCAGAGCAcacgaacaagccagatagtacgtggcgagcagaacacatgaagaagctagatagtatgtggcgagcagatcacatgaacaaaccagattgtacgtag